The window TTTTAGAGCCTTTTTTATTGCAGTTCTAAAAAATCTATTGTATATTGTCGAATGTCTATCCTGCTGTTCTTTTGGTCCAAATTTATTTAAATCTAATTTAGACAAATTAATGCCTAAAATATAAAAATAAATTTTTTCTTTGTCTTTTACCCAATATTGTACCCAATTACGAGCAATTTTAAATTTTACTGTATTACTTGTTTCTTCATAATGAATTTCTGAATTATTTAGTTCATGATATTTACAATAATTTGAACAGCTCCCCCACACCTTTGGAGGATCAGCTAAGCAACGTAAGTTGAAAAGATCTTGGGAAAGGTCATTAGAAACAAACTCAGGTACTATTAACATCCCTATATATGACCATTTCTCGTATATACCTAATTTTGCTATCTTTAATGAACATTCTTTAACTTCATCACAATACAAATTGAGAGTTATACTCTTTTGCTCTTGTATCATTTTTTGACCACCTTATATTTTTTCTTTTACAGTATTCCTTCTGCATTTATTCTTTAAATTTACAAATATTATTTTACTGCAAAAATTTATAAAATAAAAGAGTTATTATTAAAGAATGAAATTATTTTGAAACCAGATAGTAAATTTTTTACATTAACTTAAAACTGTATTTGGGATTGCAAACATACAATTTTTTATAGTATGATATAACTTAAAGAACGTCTTCCTTAGTGATAGATCCAGCCACAACGGTTAGGAGAAGAGATAAAAATGCGAAAGCCTTGGTCTATTTCCACAACTGTTAGAAACCCCGAAAGATTAAGAGGATTTTTGCAAGTGTTATCTGAGTTTGAAGGAATGAATTTTGATGAGAACGTTCAAATTCAATATCAGATACGATTAATACAATACAAACTCTACAGACCTATGAATTTACCTGAAGATATAAAACGTGAGTTTGATGACCCCGCAATTAAAAAAATAGATTACAAAAAAGCTAAGAAGATTTTTGATTTACAAAATTATGAAGATCCTTCTATGCGTGGTCGTCAGTCTGTAAATCCCTTGAACAAATTAGGATTTGCAATTGCCAAAAAAAGCTTAGGCAAGATTAGAATAACTGAGTTGGGAAGAAAATTTTTAGATGAAAATAATGATATCTCCGAGATACTTTTCAAAAGTCTTCTTAAATTACAGTACCCAAATCCTTTTAGTAGCGATTTTAAAAGCAGAGATGGCTTTGATATCATTCCTTTTATAGTAACTTTGAAGTTTTTCTATTTGTTAGAAAAACAAACGCAAATAGATGAAATTTCAAAAAGAGAATTTTGTTTATTCATTCCAACCCTCATTAACTATAAAGAAATAGAAAATCAAATCAATCAGTTACTTGATTATAGAAGATCAAAAAATAAGAGAGATTTTGAAGTACAATTCGTCTCTAAGTTTTTTGGTTCAGCTAAAAATATTGAGACTAAAATCAACAATTTGTTTGATTATGGAGACAACATTTTACGATTTTTTCTTCTTACAAAATATTTTACCGCTAAAAAAAGTGAATTTGGACAAGTTGCTAGTGTAAAACTTTCACAAGATAGAAAAAAGGAAATCGAAGAATTACTAAATATGTTTGAAGGAAAAGCAATAAGCTTTTCTAATTTAGATGACTACATCGAATATATGACTGATATCACAAAGCCTGAATTGCCGTGGGAAAAAAATAAGAATAAACTTATTGAGATGGCAGAAAGTATCCGGAAAGATATTTCACAACAAATAGAAAGCAGTAAAATTGCAATAAATGAATACTCTAAAATGGTTTTAGGAAAAAACTTATTTGAGTTATCTGAAGAAGAATTGAAAAAACATATCAATGAACTGAGGAAGATAAAATCCAAAATTAACGAAGCTAAAAAGGCTCATATCTTAAAATATAACTTTGCTAAATTAGACGAACATATTAAAATACTAAGGAATAAAGAATATTGGAAGGAATTAGAACCAGCCGATTTAGAACAAATAATATTTGAGCTATTGTTAATTATTGATAGTGCTGAAAAAATTGAATCAAATGCTATTAAAGATGACGAAGGAAATTTTATAAATTTTGCACCACCTAAAAAACCTGATATTGAATTTTTCTTCAAGGAATTTGCTGGAATTTGTGAAGTAACACTAAACAAAACTCAATATCAATGGATTCAAGAGGGATATCCTGTATTAGATCACGTGGCAAAATTTATGAATCAATACCCTAATTATATTAATTTTGTAAATATTTTCGTTGCTCCAAAAATACATGATAATACCTATTATAATTTTTTCATTGCTTTAAAATATGGATTTAAGAGTAAGAAAATCAAAATTCTCCCTTTAAATTTTGAACAGTTTACTATGTTCACAAAAGTGCTTCAAAGTTATTTTGAAAAGTTCAATGGTTTAAATTCAAACTTAATTTTGACCCTTTGTAATGATATATTTTACGCAATGGAAAATTTAGATGACCACTCAATGATATGTAGTTTAATTGACAATAAGCTTTATAGTCTATTTTAGGAAGGTGACCCAAATTTGATTTACAATACAATTTTACATGGTGATTGTGTAACGATTATGAAAGAACATATTCCATCGGAAAGCATAGATTTAATTTATGCTGACCCACCTTACAATTTGTCAGGCAGAGATCTTATACTAAAAAATAACAAGACTGGTGGTCCATTTTATAAAATGAATGAAGAATGGGACAGCTGGGATTATGACAAATACTGTGAATTCACTTATAATTGGCTTTTAGCCTCATATTCTGTCTTGAAAAATAATGGTAGTTTGTATATTTCTTGTACTTACCATAACATTGGAGAAGTTATATTTTTAGCAAAAAAGATAGGCTTTAAATTAAACAATATATTGACATGGGTCAAGACAAATGCTATGCCAAATATTACTAAACGTACATTTAAACACACAACAGAATTTGTTTGTTGGTTTGTTAAAGGCCCTGGATGGAAATTTAACTATAATGAAATTAAAATGCTTAATCCAAGAAAAACAAAAGATGGCTCTGTTAAGCAAATGGATGACTTTTTTGATTTCTTTGAAATGCCTCTTGTTCAAGGAAAAGAAAGAATTAAGTTAGACAATGGCAGAGCCGCACATCCAAATCAAAAACCTGAAAAATTGTTGGAAATAATAATTACCGCTTCAAGTGATGAAGGAGATATAGTATTAGATCCTTTTTTTGGAACAGGAACAACTGGTGTTGTTGCTGAGCGTATGAATAGAAAATGGATTGGAATTGAAATAAACGAAACCTACATTGAAATTGCCAAAAAGAGAATTGAAGAGGAGAGAAAAAAAAATGTGCAAAGTACATTTATTTAATGATGATTGTTTGAATGTTCTAAAAAAGATAGAAGACAATAGTATAGATCTGATTTTTGCTGATCCTCCTTACAATTTGTCTTCAGAAAATGCTCTAACCACGAGAGCCGGTAAACCAGTAAAATGTTATAAAGGCGAATGGGATAAAATAGATGATATATTTGAGTTTAATCTAAGGTGGATCGAGCAATGTGTCAGAGTACTTAAAGAAACTGGAACTATTTGGATTTCTGGAACATTGCATAATCATCCTATAATTGGAACTATTCTGAAGCAGTTGGGTCTCTGGATTATCAATGACATTATATGGTTTAAACCTAATGCAACTCCTTTACTCTCAAGAAATAGATTTGTTCCATCTACTGAATTGATCTGGGTTGCAAGTAAAAATAAAAAATACTATTTTGACTATGAGATGGCACGGAAGCTCAATGGAGGCAAACAGATGAGAAACTTATGGGAAATTCCTGCTCAAAGGCATAAGACTCCTCATCCTACTGAAAAACCTGAAGCATTGTTAGAAAGGATTATTTTAATAGGCAGTAAAGAAGGAGATGTCGTCTTAGATCCTTTTATGGGCTCTGGAACAACTGGCGTTGTAGCTAAATTGCTTAAACGAAACTTTATTGGAATTGAAATTGATCCAGTATACTTTGAGATTGCAAAAAAACGTATTGAGGAAGAAAAGCCTATTCAGCAAACTTTTTTAAATTTTCTTTAAAAAGGCTGCTTTCCTTTCTTTCGTGGAAAGTAGCCTCTTTTTCTCTGTTAGTTTTTTACAAATACTGAAATAATTTTCTCACATACGTACCCAAAATTTAGAATATTAAAAAAAACACCTGAAAAGCCTCATGTTCAACTATCGCTAACCCATCTTAATAAAAGATGCATATTACGTATCCTCACCTGCCTTTATAGAAATTGCTGCAAGTTTTACAACTCCTTCGTGCACATCCTTGAACTGCTCAATCAGCTTGTCAACAGAACGAATCTGTTTTTGGAAGACATCTTTAATTGATGAAAGAGTTTTAAAGTACTGCAAAGTAGTTTGAGTTTGCAATTTTAAGGTATTGTTTATATTCAAAATTTTTTCTTGCTGGTTTGAAATTTCAGATGATATCTTTGATATTCTCTCTTTCATGGCTGTGTTTGTCTCCTTGATTTTGCTAAGCGAAACAGTAGATTTTTTGGCAACTTCCACTCCTGCTTTTACAACCTTCATACTCTCTTCAAGCCTCTTGTTTGTTTTGTTGAATGTCAAAAGCGACTTTTCTATTGACTCAGAAATCTGTTTTGCAAATGAATCTGCTGTTTGTGAAAGCCTTGAAATTTCTGAAGCTATGACACCAAAACTTGGCACATCGCGTTTTGCCGCTTCTATCGAGACATTTAGTGAAATTATCTTTATCTGTTCTGCAAGCTTTGAAATGTACTCACTTGCACTGACAATTGATTTATAATTCTGCATAGCTTCAGACAGATCTGAAGCAACTTGGTTTATGGTCTCGTTCACTGTGTACATGTATTTTATGAGGTTTTGGATAGACTCTTCTTCTTTATACGTTGTATCAACCACACTTGTTATCCCCTCTTCAATTGTCCTAAACACTTTGAATGTATTTTGTACCTGTTGCTCAATCTCAGTTATATAGTTGCTTACCTCTTCAAACGCCTTTTTTTGCTTTTCAGCCAGCTCTATAATTTCCTTTATTTGAGCGGCTGTGATCTCATTTGTCTTCGCAGAATCTGTTGCAATGCTATTTAGCCTGTCAATATAACTTTGCGTGGTGCTAACTGTCTGGTCAATATTTGTGACAAAGGTATAGATACTCTTTACCATCTTTGAAAATTCTCTTGCCAAAAGTCCTATCTCGTCGCTACCCACAATGCCGTCTTCTGCCTGTATATCAAACTTACCAGATGCAACTTTTCTTGCACTGTCAACAAGTTTATTTATTGGCCTTGTGATCCTGTTTGCAATGAACATACTGATGATGATGACCAAAACCAATGTAAGTCCAAACAAGAGTATTGAAAACCTGATGGAAGATGTAACAAAGTTCGAAACAAGAAGGTTGTTTGTAAGAATTGCAAGAGCTGCTACAGGCATTGTGTTATTAGCTTTTCTTACAGGGATCAATACAAAACTATAACTGTCATTTTTTGTACCTGTTTTGCCAATCAAGTACTCATACTCACCTGACATTGCTTTCTGCAAAGTCTCTTTTTCTATAATAGCCCCCAGTTTTTGAGAGTTTGATTGTGAAATATATTTATTAGGCGAATTTGCAGGATACAAAACGACACTCATCTTGGTAAGTCTTGAGAGGTTTTCAACAAACCTCTTGTCAAGTTTGTACCCAACAATTACTGCGCCAATTACCCTCATGTTGTTTGCACTCATCTCTGTGACCACATCTGATACAGACTTTATATAAATGTCATCTCCGCTTTTTTCAATTGTGGTATACCTTAGCCTTGCAAGCCCACACTTTACTAAATAATTTTCTTTCCAGTTATCACCATAACGTGAAAGGATGTCACTTCTTCCGATTAAAATCCCGTTTGAGTCTGTTACAGCAATCTGGTCAATATTCATCTGGCTTGCCAGCGGCGAAATTACCTGTACAAGTCTTAGATGGTCTTTTTTCAAGATTGCCTCTTTTAGCAGGTTGTTTGATGAAATTAAAGTTGCATAGTCTTGAGATAGTTTTTGATACCTTTCAATCTCTTGAATTGCTAAATTGTGTGCGGCTTCAAGACGTGAATTTAATTCTTTTTGGGCATTCTTCTCAATAAGGCTCAATGAAAAGATTAAAAATACTAAAAGTGGAATTAATGAGATTATAATAAACCATAGCGTAATTCTTGTTTTGAGTGAACCTGAGATTTTAATGGAAACTTTTTTAAATTTATGTAGTTGCTTCATTTTCTATTATCATCTCCTTCTTTATTTTTCTACTCTTGATTTTATACAAAAATTGTTAAAAGCCTGTTTTGACTATGTTAAATGATTGTTAAAATGTGCTATAATTTTGATATAACCTACCTTAAATTATGCAGGAGAAAAAGGATGAAAAATATTAGAATTTACAAAGCTGCTATTAGAGGTATTATATTACTAATTATAGGACTATTTGTTATTGGAAGTTGCCCCATTTATTTGAATAGGTTTTCTGAAAGTGGTTTTGCAAAGGCTACCTCTTATTTTCAGGCAAAGAGGAATGTGAGCTTTTTTTGCTCAAAAGCATATTTTAGCAAGGTCTATTCAGACACAAAAACAGAAATTTTAAAAAGTCCTTTCCCTTTTGACTTTTATGTATCGCAAAATCCAACCAACTTTTTTGTTGCAGGCTTTGAAAATGACAAGCTTGTGTTTTACTATACAAACTCCAAACAATTTTTAGGGTATGAAAATATTAAAATTGGAAGCAGTCTGCAAGATGTGAAAAGGACCAAATTGAAATTTCTTAAAAGCTTCGTAATATTAAATGGTATGAAAAAATATAATCTTACAGATGAGAATTTAGGAAAAGAATATGATGTGGCTTTAGTCAATAATAGCTATTATGTTTACTTCTTTTATGACAAACTTGTTTCTCCAAATGCTGTAAACGGAATCTTTATGGTCAAAAAAGGTATTTGGAATGATTTTCTTATAAATGATGATGTTTTCAAAAAGCAAAAGGATATAAATCACCTTATTTCTGCATTTGAAAGGCTTTGCTATCTTCACTTAAACTCAATTAGAAGCCAAGAAGGAAAGCGACTTTTTAGGTACTCTGACAAAATCTCGATTGTCGCAAGACTTCATTCACAAAACATGGCAAAGTACAATTTCTTTGGCCACACAGATGTCTTTGGCCAAAGCCCTGCAGATAGGTTTCAAAAGCAGGCAATTGCTTTTAAAAAGATTGGTGAAAACTTAGCAATGGGCACAAAACTTCTCCCCTTTTTT is drawn from Caldicellulosiruptor naganoensis and contains these coding sequences:
- a CDS encoding DNA-methyltransferase yields the protein MIYNTILHGDCVTIMKEHIPSESIDLIYADPPYNLSGRDLILKNNKTGGPFYKMNEEWDSWDYDKYCEFTYNWLLASYSVLKNNGSLYISCTYHNIGEVIFLAKKIGFKLNNILTWVKTNAMPNITKRTFKHTTEFVCWFVKGPGWKFNYNEIKMLNPRKTKDGSVKQMDDFFDFFEMPLVQGKERIKLDNGRAAHPNQKPEKLLEIIITASSDEGDIVLDPFFGTGTTGVVAERMNRKWIGIEINETYIEIAKKRIEEERKKNVQSTFI
- a CDS encoding CAP domain-containing protein; this encodes MKNIRIYKAAIRGIILLIIGLFVIGSCPIYLNRFSESGFAKATSYFQAKRNVSFFCSKAYFSKVYSDTKTEILKSPFPFDFYVSQNPTNFFVAGFENDKLVFYYTNSKQFLGYENIKIGSSLQDVKRTKLKFLKSFVILNGMKKYNLTDENLGKEYDVALVNNSYYVYFFYDKLVSPNAVNGIFMVKKGIWNDFLINDDVFKKQKDINHLISAFERLCYLHLNSIRSQEGKRLFRYSDKISIVARLHSQNMAKYNFFGHTDVFGQSPADRFQKQAIAFKKIGENLAMGTKLLPFFANHLLLNSKGHRENIESNFEYAAVGCAVDLNTDNVYYTQNFANLIYSQGSTFGR
- a CDS encoding DNA-methyltransferase is translated as MCKVHLFNDDCLNVLKKIEDNSIDLIFADPPYNLSSENALTTRAGKPVKCYKGEWDKIDDIFEFNLRWIEQCVRVLKETGTIWISGTLHNHPIIGTILKQLGLWIINDIIWFKPNATPLLSRNRFVPSTELIWVASKNKKYYFDYEMARKLNGGKQMRNLWEIPAQRHKTPHPTEKPEALLERIILIGSKEGDVVLDPFMGSGTTGVVAKLLKRNFIGIEIDPVYFEIAKKRIEEEKPIQQTFLNFL
- a CDS encoding methyl-accepting chemotaxis protein, giving the protein MKQLHKFKKVSIKISGSLKTRITLWFIIISLIPLLVFLIFSLSLIEKNAQKELNSRLEAAHNLAIQEIERYQKLSQDYATLISSNNLLKEAILKKDHLRLVQVISPLASQMNIDQIAVTDSNGILIGRSDILSRYGDNWKENYLVKCGLARLRYTTIEKSGDDIYIKSVSDVVTEMSANNMRVIGAVIVGYKLDKRFVENLSRLTKMSVVLYPANSPNKYISQSNSQKLGAIIEKETLQKAMSGEYEYLIGKTGTKNDSYSFVLIPVRKANNTMPVAALAILTNNLLVSNFVTSSIRFSILLFGLTLVLVIIISMFIANRITRPINKLVDSARKVASGKFDIQAEDGIVGSDEIGLLAREFSKMVKSIYTFVTNIDQTVSTTQSYIDRLNSIATDSAKTNEITAAQIKEIIELAEKQKKAFEEVSNYITEIEQQVQNTFKVFRTIEEGITSVVDTTYKEEESIQNLIKYMYTVNETINQVASDLSEAMQNYKSIVSASEYISKLAEQIKIISLNVSIEAAKRDVPSFGVIASEISRLSQTADSFAKQISESIEKSLLTFNKTNKRLEESMKVVKAGVEVAKKSTVSLSKIKETNTAMKERISKISSEISNQQEKILNINNTLKLQTQTTLQYFKTLSSIKDVFQKQIRSVDKLIEQFKDVHEGVVKLAAISIKAGEDT
- a CDS encoding AlwI family type II restriction endonuclease, which gives rise to MRKPWSISTTVRNPERLRGFLQVLSEFEGMNFDENVQIQYQIRLIQYKLYRPMNLPEDIKREFDDPAIKKIDYKKAKKIFDLQNYEDPSMRGRQSVNPLNKLGFAIAKKSLGKIRITELGRKFLDENNDISEILFKSLLKLQYPNPFSSDFKSRDGFDIIPFIVTLKFFYLLEKQTQIDEISKREFCLFIPTLINYKEIENQINQLLDYRRSKNKRDFEVQFVSKFFGSAKNIETKINNLFDYGDNILRFFLLTKYFTAKKSEFGQVASVKLSQDRKKEIEELLNMFEGKAISFSNLDDYIEYMTDITKPELPWEKNKNKLIEMAESIRKDISQQIESSKIAINEYSKMVLGKNLFELSEEELKKHINELRKIKSKINEAKKAHILKYNFAKLDEHIKILRNKEYWKELEPADLEQIIFELLLIIDSAEKIESNAIKDDEGNFINFAPPKKPDIEFFFKEFAGICEVTLNKTQYQWIQEGYPVLDHVAKFMNQYPNYINFVNIFVAPKIHDNTYYNFFIALKYGFKSKKIKILPLNFEQFTMFTKVLQSYFEKFNGLNSNLILTLCNDIFYAMENLDDHSMICSLIDNKLYSLF